A window of Ictalurus furcatus strain D&B chromosome 18, Billie_1.0, whole genome shotgun sequence contains these coding sequences:
- the LOC128622343 gene encoding arf-GAP with Rho-GAP domain, ANK repeat and PH domain-containing protein 1 isoform X1 produces the protein MTAPVPKPRTRYMLGKSLRSGSSESSNVAQDEPKTENKISEVTGPELNGGSCFIPADLPELKETDDTDGGDVLERYVWPPSPPQSSSASDDEDIKSLSESVKECVTSDSSADEYPTTPFTPQSDTSFNIPPLKECKNSMNAESAPQVNNSQSKNTDPLKPEVLKRPDHPPAPKRPRAATIRVSRRKLSGAAGNGVQPEENSHRESAVSRSSWLDVWKGRKHNVLWTTFDGQVMSLYKKRTDKFSEYVFHVSSITNVRQQDRGRIFIYFHKKHLEFMAHNEDVKTRWVTSLLASRGREPPAPPGHHGSLTMKEPRSKVCAAICGHNLWIYKSKEDFNLGFGMTFVPMNVASVQQTGRHNFSLITPYKTFNFSADSSRDLMMWLDHLNEVIRNALSCNEVAQRLWSSPWNKVCADCGSPNPEWASVNLLMVICEACAGFHRMMGSNRAKVRSLKLDSKVWTEPLLQLFVLYGNKAGNNVWGHNVPAVDQIRPDAGQQQRAAFIKAKYCNGLYRRAHPLASSQTLLNQRLCEVVCGPDVEETLSLLCSGAKVLGGDSSSAITLAEKAGQALQTELLRHNEFIETPDFDQQRQMREQTGLEELHGRLDDERFLFSQETESAACDVLDLREVISVFNQSGQTHEFEILTLTDNLTCSADTQDQLLNHLQHIVKVVIPGPLLEAELVGVMGVSRLSLREGSGLQYTEVWVTIRPGEILIYPLHTQTPRTSIILNQHTYYSVCKLENTVEVTTAEKTVYLQFERDESCSKFYTLLSSAASSDRKSDHHSLYTLPAAVSGRVPPEVQRCISHITLYGLKVEGLYRCCGSVVKVAELVEKLRKAPDDVVLETNEVSVQEVAGALKHFLRNSPQLIPSSEREGWVKAAAQTDLSNRLQEYCRLVKHLPPDNRALLSTLFNHLYIMQLYSQVNKMTAKNLAVVFVPTLFEDLAMNINMVNLTRELIVHHTAVFLSKDEAPEDDVMITAL, from the exons ATGACGGCTCCTGTGCCGAAGCCGAGAACCCGGTACATGCTCGGGAAGAGTTTACGGAGTGGTTCCTCAGAGAG CAGTAACGTGGCTCAGGATGAACCcaagacagaaaataaaatatctgaAGTGACCGGCCCAG AACTGAACGGTGGCTCGTGCTTCATTCCTGCTGATCTTCCTGAGCTTAAAGAGACAGACGACACAGACGGAGGAGACGTATTGGAGAGGTACGTGTGGCCACCTTCGCCTCCTCAAAGCTCCTCAGCGTCTGATGATGAGGATATTAAAAGTTTATCAGAAtcagtgaaggagtgtgttacCTCTGATTCCTCGGCTGACGAGTACCCGACGACGCCCTTCACCCCACAGTCAGACACAAGTTTTAACATCCCTCCTCTTAAAGAATGTAAAAACTCCATGAACGCGGAAAG tgctCCTCAGGTGAATAATTCTCAGTCTAAAAATACAGATCCATTAAAGCCAGAAGTACTGAAGAGACCGGATCATCCTCCCGCCCCTAAGAGACCACG TGCCGCTACCATCCGTGTTAGCCGGAGGAAATTGTCAGGAGCAGCAGGGAACGGCGTCCAGCCTGAAGAGAACTCCCACAGAGAGAGTGCCGTATCACGCTCCAGCTGGCTGGATGTCTGGAAGGGCCGCAA ACACAATGTGCTGTGGACCACGTTTGACGGTCAGGTGATGTCTCTGTATAAGAAACGCACG GACAAGTTTTCCGAGTACGTGTTCCACGTGTCGAGCATCACCAACGTGCGTCAGCAGGACCGAGGACGCATCTTCATTTACTTCCACAAGAAGCACTTGGAGTTCATGGCTCACAATGAAG ACGTGAAGACAAGATGGGTGACGTCACTGCTCGCTTCTCGAGGACGAGAACCACCTGCACCTCCTGGTCATCACGGTTCACTGACTATGAAGGAACCGCGTAGCAAAGTTTGTGCCGCCATCTGCGGACACAACCTGTGGATTTACAAGAGCAAAGAG GACTTTAATTTGGGTTTCGGGATGACCTTTGTGCCCATGAATGTGGCGTCGGTACAGCAGACTGGACGTCACAACTTTAGCCTCATTACACCTTATAAAACGTTCAA TTTCTCAGCGGACTCTTCACGAGATTTAATGATGTGGCTGGATCATCTGAACGAGGTGATCCGCAATGCCCTGTCCTGCAATGAGGTGGCGCAGCGCTTGTGGTCGAGTCCCTGGAATAAAGTGTGTGCTGATTGCGGCAGTCCAAACCCAGAGTGGGCCTCCGTCAACCTGTTGATGGTCATCTGTGAGGCCTGCGCAG GATTTCATCGCATGATGGGGAGCAACAGAGCCAAAGTGCGGAGTCTGAAATTGGACAGTAAAGTGTGGACCGAGCCTCTGCTCCAG CTGTTTGTGCTTTACGGGAACAAAGCTGGCAATAATGTGTGGGGTCACAATGTCCCGGCGGTGGATCAGATCCGCCCTGACGCCGGGCAGCAACAACGGGCCGCTTTCATCAAAGCCAAGTACTGCAACGGTCTTTACCGCAGAGCGCATCCTCTTGCCTCCAGCCAGACGCTCCTCAACCAG AGGTTGTGTGAAGTGGTGTGTGGACCTGATGTGGAGGAGACACTCTCACTGCTGTGTTCAGGAGCCAAGGTTCTGGGTGGAGATTCTTCATCAGCCATCACGCTGGCGGAAAAAGCCGGACAGGCTCTACAGACCGAGCTACTCCGACACAACGAGTTCATAG AAACTCCTGACTTTGACCAGCAGAGACAGATGAGAGAGCAGacag gattagAGGAGCTCCATGGCAGGCTGGATGATGAGCGTTTCCTCTTCTCTCAGGAGACCGAGTCAGCTGCATGTGATGTTCTCGACCTGAGAGAGGTCATCTCTGTGTTCAATCAATCAGG tcaaaCACATGAGTTTGAGATTCTGACACTGACAGACAATCTCACCTGTTCTGCGGACACACAAGACCAGCTGCTCAATCACCTGCAGCACATTGTCAag GTGGTGATTCCTGGCCCCCTGTTGGAGGCGGAGCTTGTTGGGGTGATGGGCGTGTCCCGGTTGTCTCTGAGAGAAGGAAGTGGACTTCAGTACACTGAGGTTTGGGTGACGATCCGACCGGGGGAAATCTTAATCTAtcccttacacacacaaacaccccgGACCTCCATCATCCTCAACCAACACACATACTACA gtgtgtgtaagTTGGAGAACACAGTGGAGGTGACTACAGCAGAGAA GACGGTGTATCTTCAGTTTGAGCGTGATGAGAGCTGCAGCAAATTTTACACTCTGCTCTCCAGCGCCGCCTCCAGCGACAGGAAGTCAGATCATCACTCCTTGTACACACTTCCTGCGGCGGTTAGTGGGCGTGTTCCTCCTGAGGTGCAGCGCTGCATCTCTCACATCACGCTGTACG gccTGAAGGTGGAGGGTTTGTACCGCTGCTGTGGGTCGGTGGTTAAGGTTGCGGAGTTGGTGGAGAAGCTGCGTAAGGCTCCAGACGATGTTGTTTTGGAGACAAATGAAGTGTCTGTACAGGAAGTAGCAGGAGCGCTGAAGCACTTCCTTCGCAACTCACCTCAACTCATCCCATCAtctgagagagaggggtgggtCAAAGcggcag ctcagACTGATCTCAGTAACCGACTGCAGGAGTATTGCAGATTGGTGAAACATCTTCCTCCTGACAACAGGGCCCTACTGTCTACCCTGTTCAATCACCTCTACAT CATGCAGCTCTACAGTCAGGTGAACAAGATGACTGCAAAGAACCTAGCAGTGGTCTTTGTTCCCACGCTGTTTGAGGATTTGGCCATGAACATAAACATGGTGAATCTGACGAGAGAGCTCATCGTCCATCACACAGCTGTCTTCCTG agtaaAGATGAAGCTCCAGAGGATGATGTAATGATCACTGCGCTGTGA
- the LOC128622343 gene encoding arf-GAP with Rho-GAP domain, ANK repeat and PH domain-containing protein 1 isoform X2 yields MTAPVPKPRTRYMLGKSLRSGSSESNVAQDEPKTENKISEVTGPELNGGSCFIPADLPELKETDDTDGGDVLERYVWPPSPPQSSSASDDEDIKSLSESVKECVTSDSSADEYPTTPFTPQSDTSFNIPPLKECKNSMNAESAPQVNNSQSKNTDPLKPEVLKRPDHPPAPKRPRAATIRVSRRKLSGAAGNGVQPEENSHRESAVSRSSWLDVWKGRKHNVLWTTFDGQVMSLYKKRTDKFSEYVFHVSSITNVRQQDRGRIFIYFHKKHLEFMAHNEDVKTRWVTSLLASRGREPPAPPGHHGSLTMKEPRSKVCAAICGHNLWIYKSKEDFNLGFGMTFVPMNVASVQQTGRHNFSLITPYKTFNFSADSSRDLMMWLDHLNEVIRNALSCNEVAQRLWSSPWNKVCADCGSPNPEWASVNLLMVICEACAGFHRMMGSNRAKVRSLKLDSKVWTEPLLQLFVLYGNKAGNNVWGHNVPAVDQIRPDAGQQQRAAFIKAKYCNGLYRRAHPLASSQTLLNQRLCEVVCGPDVEETLSLLCSGAKVLGGDSSSAITLAEKAGQALQTELLRHNEFIETPDFDQQRQMREQTGLEELHGRLDDERFLFSQETESAACDVLDLREVISVFNQSGQTHEFEILTLTDNLTCSADTQDQLLNHLQHIVKVVIPGPLLEAELVGVMGVSRLSLREGSGLQYTEVWVTIRPGEILIYPLHTQTPRTSIILNQHTYYSVCKLENTVEVTTAEKTVYLQFERDESCSKFYTLLSSAASSDRKSDHHSLYTLPAAVSGRVPPEVQRCISHITLYGLKVEGLYRCCGSVVKVAELVEKLRKAPDDVVLETNEVSVQEVAGALKHFLRNSPQLIPSSEREGWVKAAAQTDLSNRLQEYCRLVKHLPPDNRALLSTLFNHLYIMQLYSQVNKMTAKNLAVVFVPTLFEDLAMNINMVNLTRELIVHHTAVFLSKDEAPEDDVMITAL; encoded by the exons ATGACGGCTCCTGTGCCGAAGCCGAGAACCCGGTACATGCTCGGGAAGAGTTTACGGAGTGGTTCCTCAGAGAG TAACGTGGCTCAGGATGAACCcaagacagaaaataaaatatctgaAGTGACCGGCCCAG AACTGAACGGTGGCTCGTGCTTCATTCCTGCTGATCTTCCTGAGCTTAAAGAGACAGACGACACAGACGGAGGAGACGTATTGGAGAGGTACGTGTGGCCACCTTCGCCTCCTCAAAGCTCCTCAGCGTCTGATGATGAGGATATTAAAAGTTTATCAGAAtcagtgaaggagtgtgttacCTCTGATTCCTCGGCTGACGAGTACCCGACGACGCCCTTCACCCCACAGTCAGACACAAGTTTTAACATCCCTCCTCTTAAAGAATGTAAAAACTCCATGAACGCGGAAAG tgctCCTCAGGTGAATAATTCTCAGTCTAAAAATACAGATCCATTAAAGCCAGAAGTACTGAAGAGACCGGATCATCCTCCCGCCCCTAAGAGACCACG TGCCGCTACCATCCGTGTTAGCCGGAGGAAATTGTCAGGAGCAGCAGGGAACGGCGTCCAGCCTGAAGAGAACTCCCACAGAGAGAGTGCCGTATCACGCTCCAGCTGGCTGGATGTCTGGAAGGGCCGCAA ACACAATGTGCTGTGGACCACGTTTGACGGTCAGGTGATGTCTCTGTATAAGAAACGCACG GACAAGTTTTCCGAGTACGTGTTCCACGTGTCGAGCATCACCAACGTGCGTCAGCAGGACCGAGGACGCATCTTCATTTACTTCCACAAGAAGCACTTGGAGTTCATGGCTCACAATGAAG ACGTGAAGACAAGATGGGTGACGTCACTGCTCGCTTCTCGAGGACGAGAACCACCTGCACCTCCTGGTCATCACGGTTCACTGACTATGAAGGAACCGCGTAGCAAAGTTTGTGCCGCCATCTGCGGACACAACCTGTGGATTTACAAGAGCAAAGAG GACTTTAATTTGGGTTTCGGGATGACCTTTGTGCCCATGAATGTGGCGTCGGTACAGCAGACTGGACGTCACAACTTTAGCCTCATTACACCTTATAAAACGTTCAA TTTCTCAGCGGACTCTTCACGAGATTTAATGATGTGGCTGGATCATCTGAACGAGGTGATCCGCAATGCCCTGTCCTGCAATGAGGTGGCGCAGCGCTTGTGGTCGAGTCCCTGGAATAAAGTGTGTGCTGATTGCGGCAGTCCAAACCCAGAGTGGGCCTCCGTCAACCTGTTGATGGTCATCTGTGAGGCCTGCGCAG GATTTCATCGCATGATGGGGAGCAACAGAGCCAAAGTGCGGAGTCTGAAATTGGACAGTAAAGTGTGGACCGAGCCTCTGCTCCAG CTGTTTGTGCTTTACGGGAACAAAGCTGGCAATAATGTGTGGGGTCACAATGTCCCGGCGGTGGATCAGATCCGCCCTGACGCCGGGCAGCAACAACGGGCCGCTTTCATCAAAGCCAAGTACTGCAACGGTCTTTACCGCAGAGCGCATCCTCTTGCCTCCAGCCAGACGCTCCTCAACCAG AGGTTGTGTGAAGTGGTGTGTGGACCTGATGTGGAGGAGACACTCTCACTGCTGTGTTCAGGAGCCAAGGTTCTGGGTGGAGATTCTTCATCAGCCATCACGCTGGCGGAAAAAGCCGGACAGGCTCTACAGACCGAGCTACTCCGACACAACGAGTTCATAG AAACTCCTGACTTTGACCAGCAGAGACAGATGAGAGAGCAGacag gattagAGGAGCTCCATGGCAGGCTGGATGATGAGCGTTTCCTCTTCTCTCAGGAGACCGAGTCAGCTGCATGTGATGTTCTCGACCTGAGAGAGGTCATCTCTGTGTTCAATCAATCAGG tcaaaCACATGAGTTTGAGATTCTGACACTGACAGACAATCTCACCTGTTCTGCGGACACACAAGACCAGCTGCTCAATCACCTGCAGCACATTGTCAag GTGGTGATTCCTGGCCCCCTGTTGGAGGCGGAGCTTGTTGGGGTGATGGGCGTGTCCCGGTTGTCTCTGAGAGAAGGAAGTGGACTTCAGTACACTGAGGTTTGGGTGACGATCCGACCGGGGGAAATCTTAATCTAtcccttacacacacaaacaccccgGACCTCCATCATCCTCAACCAACACACATACTACA gtgtgtgtaagTTGGAGAACACAGTGGAGGTGACTACAGCAGAGAA GACGGTGTATCTTCAGTTTGAGCGTGATGAGAGCTGCAGCAAATTTTACACTCTGCTCTCCAGCGCCGCCTCCAGCGACAGGAAGTCAGATCATCACTCCTTGTACACACTTCCTGCGGCGGTTAGTGGGCGTGTTCCTCCTGAGGTGCAGCGCTGCATCTCTCACATCACGCTGTACG gccTGAAGGTGGAGGGTTTGTACCGCTGCTGTGGGTCGGTGGTTAAGGTTGCGGAGTTGGTGGAGAAGCTGCGTAAGGCTCCAGACGATGTTGTTTTGGAGACAAATGAAGTGTCTGTACAGGAAGTAGCAGGAGCGCTGAAGCACTTCCTTCGCAACTCACCTCAACTCATCCCATCAtctgagagagaggggtgggtCAAAGcggcag ctcagACTGATCTCAGTAACCGACTGCAGGAGTATTGCAGATTGGTGAAACATCTTCCTCCTGACAACAGGGCCCTACTGTCTACCCTGTTCAATCACCTCTACAT CATGCAGCTCTACAGTCAGGTGAACAAGATGACTGCAAAGAACCTAGCAGTGGTCTTTGTTCCCACGCTGTTTGAGGATTTGGCCATGAACATAAACATGGTGAATCTGACGAGAGAGCTCATCGTCCATCACACAGCTGTCTTCCTG agtaaAGATGAAGCTCCAGAGGATGATGTAATGATCACTGCGCTGTGA